A window of the Nocardia sp. NBC_01329 genome harbors these coding sequences:
- the ssd gene encoding septum site-determining protein Ssd — protein sequence MDHNATDHDAMPTAGDPPAVLVLIRDDRLREEVRRVAAAAGRRIAESEVPVGRHSWSAAPLVVLDTEAAVACASVSPPRRGGVVTVTDGEPGLADWQAAAVIGAERVIALPSAAVGLIEKFAEYGQQHADGGVVIAMAGAGAGAGASILAAATALRLATAGFRPHTVLVDGAPHGGGLDLLLGIEAAPGLRWPDLVVDDGRVAAAELHNALPVAGAGLSVLSCGRGSGRTGPIGAAAAHAVIEAARGAGDLVVCDISSERGPHTDRILDAADLVVLIVPAQLRAVAAAGAAAEWIARRNPNRGLVVRGPAPGNLRGHDIAAVLELPLLAAVRAQPGLAARLERRGLRLRRGPLRDACDAVLAVPSPPDERRAG from the coding sequence ATGGATCACAACGCGACGGATCACGACGCGATGCCCACCGCCGGGGACCCGCCCGCGGTGCTGGTGCTCATCCGGGACGACCGCCTCCGTGAGGAAGTGCGCAGGGTCGCCGCCGCGGCTGGTCGGCGGATCGCCGAGAGCGAGGTCCCTGTCGGCAGGCACTCCTGGTCCGCTGCCCCGCTGGTGGTACTCGACACCGAGGCCGCGGTGGCGTGTGCGAGCGTGTCGCCGCCGCGGCGCGGCGGGGTGGTGACGGTCACCGACGGTGAGCCCGGACTGGCCGATTGGCAGGCTGCTGCGGTGATCGGGGCGGAGCGGGTGATCGCCCTACCGAGCGCCGCCGTCGGTCTCATCGAGAAATTCGCCGAGTACGGGCAACAGCACGCCGACGGCGGAGTGGTGATCGCCATGGCCGGTGCGGGTGCCGGGGCCGGAGCCTCCATCCTCGCCGCCGCTACCGCCCTGCGCTTGGCCACCGCGGGTTTCCGTCCGCATACGGTGCTGGTCGACGGCGCGCCCCATGGCGGTGGCCTCGACCTGCTGCTCGGTATCGAGGCCGCACCCGGCTTGCGCTGGCCGGATCTGGTCGTGGACGACGGTCGAGTCGCCGCGGCCGAACTGCACAACGCACTTCCCGTCGCGGGTGCCGGTCTGTCGGTGCTGTCCTGTGGCCGGGGCAGCGGGCGTACCGGCCCCATCGGCGCGGCTGCCGCGCATGCGGTAATCGAGGCAGCTCGGGGCGCGGGCGATCTGGTCGTCTGCGATATATCCAGCGAGCGCGGCCCGCATACGGACCGGATACTCGACGCGGCCGACCTCGTGGTGCTGATTGTCCCCGCACAGCTGCGTGCGGTAGCGGCCGCGGGTGCGGCGGCGGAATGGATAGCCCGGCGCAACCCGAACCGCGGCCTGGTGGTGCGTGGCCCCGCGCCCGGAAATCTGCGCGGCCACGATATCGCCGCGGTGCTCGAACTTCCTCTGCTGGCGGCGGTCCGAGCACAACCCGGACTGGCCGCACGGCTCGAACGCAGGGGCCTGCGGCTGCGGCGCGGCCCATTGCGGGACGCGTGCGACGCGGTGCTGGCGGTACCGAGCCCACCCGACGAGCGGAGAGCCGGATGA
- a CDS encoding DEAD/DEAH box helicase: MTRETRPDRPYGRSLLNRVLDGVPITDSRLTHIAEIPGRPAETAEWPTWAATDVVSALRTEGIELPWRHQATAAEHAHHGQHVVVATGTASGKSLGYQLPVLTALHEHPRATALYLAPTKALGADQLRMVGDLTRHGALRRIPVAAYDGDTPTEIRQWVRSEARWLFTNPDMLHLSLLRSHRRWSHFFRQLRYVVVDECHAYRGLFGSHVALVLRRLRRLAAHYGAHPVFVLCSATAADPAAAASRLVGAGCVAVTEDGSPRGPRTIAFWEPPLLTAVTGENGAPVRLGATTEAARITAELVVEGARTLTFARSRRAAELIAVHTRQRLAEIDPELAERVAAYRGGYLPEDRRALEAGLSDGTLLAAATTNALELGVDIAGLDAVVLAGFPGTVASFRQQIGRAGRRTQGALALLVARDDPLDTYLVHHPEALLNRPVEATIIDPGNPFVLGPQLLCAAMELPLDDGEAEALGARRVLTELAGRGLVRRREAEGGGRWFYTAPQAPHDEVDVRGGIGIQVAIVVGETGRLLGTADAGRAPATLHEGAIHLHQGESYLVEELDLAGGVALVRADTPGWTTSARAITSLTVDAIRESMNFGQVTAAFAEVTVRSQVVGYLRTLVTGEVLDLVELDLPEQTLPTTAVLYTVTPELLDRAGIDAAAAPGALHAAEHAAIGLLPLVATCDRWDIGGVSTAQHPDTGLPTVFVYDGQPGGAGFAERGYTMLRRWLGATLQAVVACACPGGCPSCVQSPKCGNGNEPLDKDGAVRLLTAILTELGDPDRQ; this comes from the coding sequence ATGACCCGAGAGACCCGGCCCGATCGGCCCTATGGGCGATCGTTGCTGAATCGTGTCCTCGACGGCGTTCCGATCACTGATTCGCGACTGACGCATATCGCCGAGATCCCGGGGCGCCCCGCCGAGACCGCCGAATGGCCGACCTGGGCGGCGACCGACGTGGTGAGCGCGCTACGTACCGAGGGAATCGAGCTGCCGTGGAGACATCAGGCGACCGCAGCCGAGCACGCCCACCACGGACAACACGTGGTCGTAGCCACCGGAACCGCCTCCGGAAAATCGCTGGGATATCAGCTTCCCGTACTCACCGCCCTGCACGAACATCCGCGCGCCACGGCGCTGTATCTGGCCCCCACCAAGGCATTGGGCGCCGACCAGCTCCGCATGGTCGGCGACCTGACCAGGCACGGAGCCCTGCGCCGGATTCCCGTCGCCGCCTATGACGGCGATACACCCACCGAGATCCGGCAGTGGGTGCGGTCGGAGGCCCGCTGGCTGTTCACCAATCCCGATATGTTGCACCTGAGCCTATTGCGGTCACATCGTCGCTGGTCACACTTCTTTCGTCAGCTCCGATACGTGGTCGTCGACGAATGCCACGCCTATCGGGGGCTGTTCGGTTCGCACGTGGCGCTGGTTCTGCGCCGGTTACGCCGACTTGCCGCCCACTACGGCGCACACCCGGTGTTCGTCCTCTGCTCCGCGACCGCGGCCGACCCCGCGGCGGCTGCGTCTCGGCTGGTCGGGGCCGGCTGTGTGGCGGTGACCGAAGACGGGTCCCCGCGGGGCCCACGCACCATCGCATTCTGGGAACCACCCCTGCTCACTGCGGTGACCGGCGAGAACGGGGCACCCGTCCGGCTCGGCGCTACCACGGAGGCAGCCCGGATCACCGCCGAACTGGTGGTGGAAGGCGCGCGAACCCTGACCTTTGCCCGGTCTCGGCGGGCCGCGGAACTGATCGCCGTACACACTCGGCAGCGCCTGGCGGAAATCGACCCCGAACTGGCAGAACGTGTCGCGGCCTATCGTGGCGGCTACCTGCCCGAGGACCGGCGAGCGCTGGAGGCAGGCCTCTCGGACGGAACGTTGCTCGCCGCCGCGACCACGAACGCCCTGGAGCTCGGTGTCGATATCGCCGGGCTGGACGCGGTCGTCCTGGCCGGATTTCCGGGGACGGTCGCCTCGTTCCGACAGCAGATCGGCCGGGCCGGACGGCGCACGCAGGGGGCATTGGCCCTGCTGGTAGCACGTGACGACCCGCTCGACACCTATCTGGTGCACCACCCCGAAGCTTTGCTGAACAGGCCGGTGGAGGCCACCATCATCGACCCCGGGAACCCTTTTGTACTCGGCCCGCAACTGCTGTGCGCGGCCATGGAACTTCCCCTCGACGACGGGGAGGCAGAAGCGCTCGGCGCACGTCGGGTACTGACCGAATTAGCAGGTCGAGGACTTGTCCGCCGGCGGGAAGCCGAAGGCGGCGGCCGCTGGTTCTATACAGCACCCCAAGCCCCGCACGACGAAGTCGACGTCCGCGGTGGCATCGGTATCCAGGTCGCGATCGTGGTCGGCGAGACCGGCCGGCTGCTCGGCACAGCGGACGCCGGGCGCGCTCCGGCCACACTGCACGAAGGTGCGATCCACCTGCACCAGGGCGAGAGCTATCTGGTCGAGGAACTCGACCTCGCGGGTGGTGTCGCACTGGTCCGCGCCGACACCCCCGGCTGGACCACCAGCGCCCGCGCAATCACCTCCCTCACCGTGGACGCAATCCGCGAGAGCATGAACTTCGGGCAGGTCACTGCCGCTTTCGCTGAGGTCACGGTGCGCAGCCAGGTCGTGGGTTATCTCCGCACCCTGGTGACCGGCGAGGTACTCGACCTGGTCGAACTCGATCTGCCCGAGCAAACGCTCCCCACTACCGCCGTGCTCTACACCGTGACCCCCGAACTACTGGATCGCGCCGGGATCGACGCCGCTGCGGCGCCGGGCGCGCTGCATGCCGCCGAGCACGCGGCGATCGGACTGCTGCCGCTCGTGGCGACCTGCGACCGCTGGGATATCGGCGGCGTTTCCACAGCTCAGCACCCCGATACAGGACTGCCTACAGTCTTCGTCTACGACGGACAGCCCGGCGGTGCCGGGTTCGCCGAACGCGGATACACGATGCTGCGGCGCTGGCTCGGGGCCACTCTCCAGGCGGTCGTAGCGTGCGCCTGCCCAGGTGGCTGCCCGTCCTGCGTGCAGTCGCCCAAGTGCGGAAACGGGAACGAACCCCTCGATAAAGACGGCGCCGTCCGCTTGTTGACGGCGATTCTCACCGAACTGGGTGATCCAGACCGTCAATGA
- a CDS encoding TadE family type IV pilus minor pilin encodes MSSDETGSVTVEAAIALGAIAVTATLCMGAVFAAVTQVRCVDAAREAARLAARGDRAVAVDAARRVAPAGAEISLRDEGDRVVALVASDTPLIPVLELRAEAVAVKEPDQQV; translated from the coding sequence ATGAGTTCCGACGAGACCGGGTCGGTGACCGTCGAGGCGGCGATCGCGCTCGGTGCGATCGCCGTGACCGCCACCTTGTGCATGGGGGCCGTTTTCGCGGCCGTGACCCAGGTGCGCTGTGTGGACGCCGCCCGCGAGGCGGCTCGGTTGGCCGCCCGCGGCGATCGGGCTGTGGCGGTCGACGCCGCGCGCCGGGTTGCACCGGCCGGGGCCGAGATCTCGCTGCGGGACGAGGGTGATCGGGTGGTCGCCCTCGTAGCGTCCGATACTCCATTGATACCTGTTCTCGAACTGCGGGCTGAGGCTGTCGCCGTGAAGGAACCGGATCAGCAGGTATGA
- the topA gene encoding type I DNA topoisomerase, with product MATRDRNAAEAGRPVRRLVIVESPTKARKIAPYLGRDYTVEASVGHIRDLPRGAADVPAKYKGQDWARLGVDVNNDFEPIYVVSPEKKSKVTELKGLLADADELYLATDPDREGEAIAWHLLETLKPKVPVRRMVFHEITEPAIRAAAADTRDLDNDLVDAQETRRILDRLYGYEVSPVLWKKVMPRLSAGRVQSVATRVIVQRERERMAFRSAEYWDIAAKLDAGGATDSANPRTFSARLVDVDGSRVATGRDFGSDGRLKTDSRALVLDESRARRLAEALHGTDLVVTSAESKPYTRKPYAPFMTSTLQQEAGRKLRFTSERTMRTAQRLYENGYITYMRTDSTTLSESAINAARSQATQLYGAEFVHPTARQYTRKVKNAQEAHEAIRPAGDTFATPGQLHARLDTDEFRLYELIWQRTVASQMADARGTTLTLRITGTAGTGEECVFSASGRTITFPGFLKAYVESVDEEAGGQSDDAETRLPQLAEGEGVTAVELNPDGHSTNPPARYTEASLIKTLEELGIGRPSTYSSIIKTILDRGYVYKRGSALVPSWVAFSVTGLLEQYFGRLVDFDFTAAMEDDLDAIAGGRAQRGNWLSSFYFGGDDGAEGSVARAGGLKRMVGERLDDIDARVINSIKLFSDDAGRDVVVRVGRYGPYLERMVTDPDKPDAEPTSQRANLPDDLPPDELTPEVAEKLFSTPQEGRSLGHDPDNGNEIVAKEGRFGPYVTEILPETEEDQPAKKTAKKNAPKPRTGSLFKSMDPATVTLEDALKLLSLPRVVGADPASGEEITAQNGRYGPYLKKGTDSRSLATEDQIFNVTLDEALKLYAEPKRRGRQAAAAAPLRELGNDSATGQPMVIKDGRFGPYVTDGETNASLRKGDEVESITDERASELLADRRARGPVKKAAKKTAKKAPAKKTAAKKTTTAAKKTTTAKAAAKKTAAKKAPAKKAPAKQSVGRSASESDD from the coding sequence GTGGCAACACGAGACCGAAACGCAGCCGAGGCGGGTCGTCCCGTGCGTCGTCTCGTCATCGTCGAATCCCCGACGAAGGCCCGTAAGATCGCGCCCTACCTGGGGCGGGACTATACGGTCGAGGCATCGGTCGGCCATATCCGGGACCTGCCGCGCGGTGCGGCCGATGTCCCGGCCAAATACAAAGGTCAGGACTGGGCGCGGCTCGGGGTCGACGTCAACAATGACTTCGAACCCATCTATGTGGTCAGCCCGGAAAAGAAGAGCAAGGTCACCGAGCTGAAGGGTCTGCTCGCAGACGCCGACGAGTTGTATCTGGCCACCGACCCCGACCGCGAGGGCGAGGCCATCGCCTGGCATCTGCTGGAGACGCTGAAGCCGAAGGTTCCGGTTCGGCGGATGGTGTTCCACGAGATCACCGAGCCCGCGATCCGCGCAGCTGCCGCCGATACCCGCGACCTGGACAACGACCTGGTCGATGCGCAGGAGACCCGGCGCATCCTGGACCGGCTCTACGGCTACGAGGTCAGTCCCGTGCTGTGGAAGAAGGTCATGCCGCGGCTGTCGGCGGGCCGGGTGCAGTCCGTCGCGACCCGGGTCATCGTGCAGCGCGAGCGGGAACGGATGGCGTTCCGCTCGGCCGAGTACTGGGATATCGCCGCCAAGCTGGATGCCGGCGGGGCTACCGATTCCGCCAATCCGCGTACCTTCTCCGCCCGCCTGGTCGATGTCGACGGATCCCGGGTTGCCACCGGCCGTGATTTCGGGTCGGACGGCCGCCTCAAGACCGATTCCCGAGCGCTGGTCCTGGACGAATCCAGGGCTCGGCGGCTGGCCGAGGCCCTGCACGGCACCGATCTGGTGGTGACCTCCGCCGAATCCAAGCCGTACACCCGTAAGCCCTATGCGCCGTTCATGACGTCCACGTTGCAGCAGGAGGCCGGTCGTAAACTGCGGTTCACCTCCGAACGCACCATGCGCACCGCGCAGCGGCTGTACGAGAACGGCTACATCACCTATATGCGAACCGACTCGACCACGCTGTCGGAGTCGGCGATCAACGCCGCACGCTCCCAGGCGACCCAGCTGTACGGCGCCGAATTCGTGCATCCCACCGCCCGGCAGTACACCCGGAAGGTGAAGAACGCGCAGGAGGCACACGAGGCGATCCGGCCCGCCGGCGATACCTTCGCGACTCCGGGGCAGTTGCACGCCCGGCTCGACACCGACGAGTTCCGGCTCTACGAACTGATCTGGCAGCGCACCGTCGCCTCGCAAATGGCCGATGCCAGGGGCACCACCCTCACTCTGCGGATCACCGGCACGGCCGGCACGGGCGAGGAATGCGTGTTCTCCGCCTCCGGCCGCACCATTACTTTCCCGGGCTTCCTGAAGGCTTATGTGGAGAGTGTCGACGAAGAGGCCGGCGGTCAGTCCGACGATGCCGAGACTCGATTGCCGCAGCTCGCCGAAGGTGAGGGCGTCACCGCCGTCGAACTGAACCCCGACGGGCACAGCACCAATCCGCCCGCCCGCTACACCGAGGCGTCGCTGATCAAGACGCTGGAGGAGCTCGGAATCGGGCGCCCGTCCACCTATTCGTCGATCATCAAGACCATCCTCGATCGCGGTTACGTCTACAAACGCGGTAGCGCGCTGGTGCCCTCTTGGGTGGCTTTCTCGGTGACCGGACTGCTGGAGCAGTATTTCGGCCGGTTGGTCGACTTCGATTTCACCGCAGCGATGGAAGATGATCTGGACGCCATCGCGGGCGGGCGAGCGCAGCGCGGAAATTGGTTGTCCAGCTTCTACTTCGGCGGTGACGACGGCGCCGAGGGCTCGGTCGCGCGGGCCGGGGGCCTGAAGCGCATGGTCGGAGAGCGGCTCGACGATATCGATGCCCGCGTGATCAACTCCATCAAACTGTTCAGCGACGACGCGGGTCGCGATGTTGTGGTACGGGTCGGCCGGTACGGGCCGTACCTCGAACGAATGGTCACCGACCCCGACAAGCCGGATGCCGAACCGACTTCCCAGCGCGCGAACCTTCCCGACGATCTGCCACCGGACGAATTGACCCCGGAGGTCGCCGAGAAGCTCTTCTCCACTCCGCAGGAGGGCCGGTCGCTGGGGCACGACCCGGACAACGGAAACGAAATCGTCGCCAAGGAAGGACGTTTCGGCCCCTACGTCACCGAGATCCTTCCGGAAACCGAAGAGGATCAGCCGGCCAAGAAGACCGCGAAGAAGAACGCTCCCAAACCGCGCACCGGGTCGCTGTTCAAATCCATGGACCCGGCGACGGTCACCCTCGAAGACGCGTTGAAGCTGCTGTCGCTGCCGCGGGTGGTCGGCGCCGATCCGGCCTCCGGTGAGGAGATCACCGCGCAGAACGGCCGGTACGGGCCCTACCTGAAAAAGGGCACCGATTCTCGATCGCTGGCCACCGAGGATCAGATCTTCAACGTGACCCTCGACGAGGCGCTCAAGCTCTATGCCGAACCCAAACGCCGCGGTAGACAGGCCGCGGCAGCCGCGCCGCTCCGGGAACTCGGTAACGATTCCGCCACCGGTCAACCGATGGTCATCAAGGACGGGCGCTTCGGGCCCTATGTGACCGACGGGGAGACCAACGCCAGCCTGCGCAAGGGCGACGAAGTGGAATCCATCACCGACGAACGCGCTTCCGAACTGCTGGCCGACCGGCGCGCGCGTGGTCCGGTGAAGAAGGCGGCGAAGAAGACCGCCAAGAAGGCTCCGGCCAAGAAGACCGCTGCCAAGAAGACCACCACGGCAGCCAAGAAGACGACCACGGCGAAAGCGGCCGCGAAGAAGACCGCGGCCAAGAAAGCCCCGGCCAAGAAAGCCCCGGCGAAACAGTCCGTTGGGCGGTCGGCGTCCGAGAGCGACGATTAG
- a CDS encoding Rv3654c family TadE-like protein, with protein sequence MSCEPGTLLMPDAWGACPASAARIIRLLRRRTRRHRGGDAGSATVTACLALVALIVMSALIVQLGAAVVARHRAQAAADLAALAAAGELWNGAEAGCAAAESLVQRTGAGLVRCEIDGWDAVISIEEKVPLGPFGTRSIRAVARAGPVEEAT encoded by the coding sequence ATGAGTTGCGAGCCAGGGACGCTGCTGATGCCGGATGCGTGGGGCGCCTGCCCGGCATCGGCGGCCCGAATCATCCGGCTTCTCCGCCGTCGAACTCGGCGGCATCGCGGGGGAGATGCCGGGTCGGCGACCGTCACCGCATGCCTTGCCCTGGTGGCACTGATCGTTATGTCCGCACTTATCGTCCAGCTCGGTGCGGCGGTCGTGGCGCGCCACCGTGCGCAGGCAGCGGCGGACCTTGCCGCCCTGGCGGCCGCGGGCGAACTGTGGAACGGCGCGGAAGCCGGATGTGCGGCCGCGGAATCACTTGTGCAGCGGACCGGGGCCGGGCTTGTGCGGTGCGAGATAGATGGTTGGGATGCCGTGATCTCGATCGAAGAAAAAGTACCGTTGGGTCCGTTCGGTACGCGGAGTATACGAGCGGTTGCGCGAGCGGGGCCGGTCGAAGAAGCGACGTGA
- a CDS encoding TadA family conjugal transfer-associated ATPase, translating to MSTTAEPTGVVTTELLERVRERLAGDHAEPEPARVAAAIRAEAGGMLGDTDLLRALRLLQTELTGAGALEPLLHDPTVADVLVTAPDAVWIDRGHGVERTSTTFPDEAAVRRLAQRLALSAGRRLDDAQPWVDGQLSGRELLLGQNFGVRLHAVLAPIARGGTCLSLRILRPATQGMDALVRAGAVPPAAETLLRQIIRARLAFLVVGGTGAGKTTLLSALLAQVGQGERIICVEDAAELAPPHPHVVRLVARPPNIEGAGAITLRDLVRQALRMRPDRLVVGEVRGAEVVDLLTALNTGHDGGAGTVHANSPREVVARLEALAGLGGMDRSALHSQLAAAVQVVLHVRRRADGFRYLGEIGVVQRDTAGGVEICAAWRAAGPAPAAGVLRAILAERTR from the coding sequence ATGAGTACCACTGCCGAACCGACCGGCGTGGTCACCACCGAACTGCTGGAGCGGGTACGTGAACGACTGGCCGGAGATCACGCGGAGCCCGAGCCCGCTCGCGTCGCGGCAGCCATCCGTGCCGAAGCCGGTGGGATGCTGGGGGATACGGATCTGCTGCGCGCTCTGCGACTGTTGCAGACCGAACTCACCGGCGCCGGGGCGCTGGAACCGCTGTTGCACGATCCGACGGTGGCCGATGTGCTGGTCACCGCTCCCGATGCCGTGTGGATCGACCGGGGGCACGGCGTCGAACGCACCTCGACGACCTTTCCGGACGAGGCCGCCGTTCGTCGGTTGGCGCAGCGTCTGGCCCTATCGGCGGGCCGCCGACTCGACGACGCACAGCCCTGGGTCGACGGGCAGCTGTCCGGCCGGGAACTATTGCTGGGACAGAATTTCGGTGTGCGACTGCACGCCGTGCTCGCACCGATCGCTCGGGGCGGAACCTGTCTGTCGCTGCGGATCCTGCGCCCGGCGACCCAGGGCATGGACGCGCTGGTCCGAGCCGGCGCGGTGCCACCCGCAGCGGAAACCCTGCTACGACAGATCATCCGCGCCCGGCTGGCCTTCCTGGTGGTCGGTGGCACCGGAGCGGGGAAGACCACACTGCTCTCCGCGCTACTCGCCCAGGTAGGTCAGGGTGAACGCATCATCTGTGTCGAGGATGCGGCCGAACTCGCGCCGCCGCATCCACATGTGGTCCGGCTGGTGGCCCGGCCCCCAAATATCGAGGGGGCGGGGGCGATCACGCTGCGCGATCTCGTCCGGCAAGCGTTGCGCATGCGACCGGACCGCCTGGTGGTCGGTGAGGTCCGGGGTGCGGAAGTCGTCGATCTGTTGACCGCGTTGAACACCGGGCACGACGGCGGTGCGGGCACCGTTCACGCCAACTCGCCGCGAGAGGTCGTGGCCCGGCTCGAGGCGCTGGCGGGCCTGGGCGGAATGGACCGGTCCGCACTGCACAGTCAACTGGCCGCCGCAGTCCAAGTGGTGCTGCACGTACGGCGTCGCGCCGACGGCTTCCGGTACCTCGGGGAAATCGGGGTGGTGCAACGTGACACCGCCGGCGGAGTGGAGATCTGCGCGGCTTGGCGAGCAGCCGGTCCTGCCCCTGCCGCCGGGGTGCTTCGGGCAATACTCGCGGAACGGACGCGGTGA
- a CDS encoding type II secretion system F family protein, translating to MTVVPAWPFVLLSVATLLVPAPVPAVSRLTAAARRYVRSGKARTVSDPVAVATLFDLLGACLRAGLPTAAALRAVAPASPDSLADRLVRVADLLALGADAVMAWAPAEPGSPDAREFDALARSARRSARSGASLAGAVGELADAQRIQVEEAATARAERAGVLIGGPLGLCFLPAFICLGIVPVIIGLAGRVLGGAAL from the coding sequence ATGACAGTCGTACCAGCCTGGCCGTTCGTCCTGCTCTCGGTCGCCACCCTGCTGGTTCCGGCCCCGGTTCCGGCGGTATCACGTCTGACCGCCGCCGCACGACGCTACGTGCGGTCCGGAAAGGCCCGTACGGTATCCGACCCGGTCGCGGTCGCGACGCTCTTCGATCTGCTGGGCGCCTGTCTGCGCGCCGGATTGCCGACGGCTGCCGCGCTCCGCGCGGTCGCCCCGGCGTCGCCGGATTCGCTGGCGGATCGGTTGGTGCGGGTTGCGGATCTACTCGCATTGGGGGCCGATGCGGTGATGGCATGGGCACCGGCCGAACCCGGATCGCCGGACGCGCGGGAATTCGATGCGCTCGCACGGTCGGCCCGCCGTTCGGCGCGGTCGGGAGCATCGCTGGCCGGAGCAGTCGGAGAACTTGCCGACGCACAGCGTATCCAGGTGGAGGAAGCAGCGACCGCCCGAGCCGAACGCGCCGGTGTCCTGATCGGTGGACCACTGGGCCTGTGTTTCCTTCCGGCGTTCATCTGCTTGGGCATCGTCCCGGTGATCATCGGTTTGGCCGGCCGGGTACTCGGCGGCGCCGCGTTGTGA
- a CDS encoding cold-shock protein: MAQGTVKWFNAEKGFGFIAPEDGSADVFVHYSEIQGSGFRTLEENQKVEFEVGQGTKGPQATGVRALS, encoded by the coding sequence ATGGCACAGGGAACTGTGAAGTGGTTCAACGCGGAGAAGGGCTTCGGCTTCATCGCGCCCGAAGACGGCTCTGCGGACGTCTTCGTCCACTATTCCGAGATCCAGGGTTCGGGTTTCCGTACCCTCGAAGAAAACCAGAAGGTCGAGTTCGAGGTTGGTCAGGGCACCAAGGGCCCCCAGGCCACCGGAGTTCGCGCTCTCAGCTGA
- a CDS encoding DUF4244 domain-containing protein — translation MNVRLMGAVSDETGMSTVEYAIGTIAAAAFGAVLYTVVTGESIPDALTGIIEKALNTSV, via the coding sequence ATGAACGTCCGCCTGATGGGTGCGGTGTCGGACGAGACGGGGATGAGCACGGTCGAGTACGCCATCGGCACCATCGCCGCTGCCGCATTCGGTGCGGTGCTCTACACCGTGGTGACCGGCGAAAGTATCCCCGACGCATTGACCGGGATCATCGAGAAGGCGCTGAACACGAGCGTGTGA
- a CDS encoding HAD family hydrolase, whose protein sequence is MTGPGKTTPSPDDRRGENGRIAAFFDLDKTVIARSSTFVFSKPFFDQGLITRRTVLESSYAHFMFLLSGADHDQMERMRAHLTEMCAGWDVAQIRSIVADTLHELVDPLIYAEAVDLIADHRIRGHDVVIVSASGEEVVAPIAEALGATHTAATRMEVVDGKYTGAVDFYCYGEGKVTAIEKLAATEGYELSRCYAYSDSITDLPMLTAVGHPTAVNPDRNLRREATNRGWPVLSFSNPVSLWSRFQAPSKTVAAGVAVGVSALIAGAVTYRLLRRR, encoded by the coding sequence GTGACGGGACCCGGCAAAACGACACCATCTCCCGACGATCGGCGCGGCGAGAACGGCCGCATCGCCGCCTTCTTCGATCTGGACAAGACGGTGATCGCCAGATCGAGCACTTTCGTGTTCAGCAAACCGTTCTTCGACCAGGGTCTGATCACTCGGCGCACCGTACTCGAGAGCAGTTATGCCCATTTCATGTTCCTGCTCTCCGGTGCCGACCACGATCAGATGGAGCGCATGCGTGCTCATCTGACCGAAATGTGCGCGGGTTGGGATGTCGCCCAGATCCGGTCGATCGTGGCGGACACTCTGCACGAACTGGTGGACCCGCTGATCTACGCAGAGGCCGTCGACCTCATCGCCGACCACCGTATCCGCGGCCACGACGTAGTCATCGTCTCCGCCTCAGGCGAGGAGGTGGTGGCGCCGATCGCCGAAGCGCTCGGCGCGACCCACACGGCGGCGACCCGAATGGAAGTCGTGGACGGGAAGTACACCGGAGCGGTCGATTTCTACTGTTACGGCGAGGGCAAAGTCACCGCCATCGAGAAACTCGCGGCCACTGAGGGTTACGAACTCTCCCGTTGCTACGCGTACTCCGATTCGATCACCGATCTGCCGATGCTCACCGCGGTCGGCCATCCCACCGCGGTGAACCCCGACCGCAATCTGCGCCGAGAAGCGACAAACCGCGGATGGCCCGTTCTGAGCTTCTCCAACCCGGTCTCGCTCTGGTCACGGTTTCAGGCACCATCGAAAACCGTGGCCGCGGGAGTAGCGGTCGGCGTCAGCGCCCTCATCGCGGGAGCAGTCACCTATCGGCTGTTGCGACGGCGCTGA